From Triticum aestivum cultivar Chinese Spring chromosome 4A, IWGSC CS RefSeq v2.1, whole genome shotgun sequence, a single genomic window includes:
- the LOC123086545 gene encoding protein transport protein Sec24-like CEF — MSRPPPPFTPQNPTPAPNPGGPASTLPASFSNLQISRAPPPSASAGPPPGDGPVPSSIRGPQAPPPGARPFPGSPPPPLQPGSLFARPAAPVQQSPPFGGPPAASLQQSPPFGGPPAAQPLQPQQRSPFNGPPSVLPLQVQRAPFGGPPGAPQARPFGGPPAAVSQPAPFGGSSVATAQSAPYSAGPPPPFGGPPGAVPPPAYSGGKIPPFGAAPAPLQQGPYGGPPQFGGQRPGLQPPPFGAQTAPASQPPPFMGVPGANAPSFGPPGWQGQARPGAVRMPGGMPPNALGHGMPSTPTMPYSPHAGAQVSTPSNIDPNQIPRPIAETSVIIFETRQGGQAAVPPAASSEFIVKDTGNCSPRLMRCTLNQIPCTGDLLTTSAMPLALMVQPFALPHPSEEAIQLVDFGEMGPVRCSRCKAYINPFMRFVDQGKIFICNLCGFSNDTPREYLCNLGPDGRRRDADDRPELCRGTVEFIATKEFLVREPMPAVYFFLVDVSMNAVQTGVTAASCSAISQVLSDLPEGPRTMVGIATFDSTIHFYSLKNARQQPLMFIVPDVQDVYTPLQMDLILPVSECRDSLEQLLESIPSMFENNRVADSAFGAAMKAGFLAMKPTGGKLLVFQSVLPSVGTGSLSARETDARSNISTGDKEAHKLLQPVDKTLKTMALEFAEYQVCVDVFLATQSYTDIASISVVPSTTGGRVYYYFPFSAVSDPAKLFNDLRWNITKPQGFEAVMRVRCSQGLQVQDYSGNFCKRVPTDIDLPAIDSDKTIMVTFKHDDKFQENTECGFQCALLYTTVYGQRRIRVINISLPCTSTLNNLFRYADQEAQFTYVVKQAANGIPSSSLSQVRDQVISTCINILQSYRKHCASVSSSGQLILPEALKLLPLYTLALIKSIGLRNDGRVDDRSYWVSVVSSVSVLLAIPLVFPRMIALHDLTSRDDEDSLIPNPLTLNSENIQDDGIYLLENGEDGFIYVGNAVNPATLERIFGFSSLAGAPNLLALEQFDNALSRKVNEVVNEIRRQRCSYLRLRLCRKGDPSGDFFRSLLVEDKTPGGLSYVEFLVHVHRQIQSKMT; from the exons atGTCGAGGCCGCCGCCCCCTTTCACGCCGCAAAACCCTACCCCCGCCCCCAACCCTGGGGGTCCCGCCTCCACTCTCCCGGCTTCCTTCTCCAACCTCCAGATCTCGCGCGCTCCACCGCCATCTGCTTCCGCCGGGCCGCCGCCAGGGGATGGCCCCGTGCCGTCGTCGATCCGAGGTCCGCAGGCACCCCCTCCTGGCGCCCGCCCGTTCCCTGGcagtccgccgccgccgttgcagcCGGGCTCGCTCTTCGCCCGGCCTGCGGCGCCGGTCCAGCAGTCCCCTCCCTTTGGCGGTCCACCCGCGGCGTCGCTCCAGCAGTCCCCTCCCTTTGGCGGCCCACCCGCTGCGCAGCCGTTGCAGCCGCAGCAGAGATCTCCCTTCAACGGCCCGCCGTCCGTGCTGCCGCTGCAGGTGCAGCGAGCACCGTTCGGAGGTCCGCCTGGGGCACCCCAGGCTCGTCCGTTCGGTGGCCCACCTGCTGCGGTGTCGCAGCCTGCTCCTTTCGGTGGCTCTTCTGTAGCAACAGCTCAATCAGCTCCGTATTCAGCAGGTCCGCCACCACCGTTTGGCGGGCCGCCTGGGGCAGTGCCTCCTCCGGCGTACTCCGGAGGGAAGATCCCCCCGTTTGGGGCTGCACCGGCGCCCTTGCAGCAGGGTCCTTATGGTGGGCCTCCCCAGTTTGGGGGGCAGAGACCAGGATTGCAGCCTCCGCCATTTGGGGCTCAGACTGCTCCTGCATCTCAGCCACCGCCGTTCATGGGGGTTCCTGGGGCTAATGCACCATCATTTGGGCCTCCAGGGTGGCAAGGGCAGGCACGGCCAGGAGCCGTGAGAATGCCTGGTGGCATGCCGCCTAATGCACTAGGCCACGGGATGCCGTCCACGCCCACCATGCCATACTCTCCCCATGCTGGAGCCCAGGTCTCTACGCCATCCAACATTGACCCTAATCAGATTCCGCGTCCTATCGCCGAGACATCAGTCATCATTTTTGAGACCCGGCAAGGTGGCCAAGCAGCAGTTCCACCG GCTGCATCAAGTGAATTTATTGTGAAGGACACCGGCAACTGCAGTCCCCGTTTGATGCGGTGCACCTTGAATCAG ATACCATGTACAGGTGATCTCTTGACAACATCAGCAATGCCATTGGCTTTAATGGTGCAACCTTTTGCTCTTCCTCATCCTTCTGAGGAGGCTATCCAGCTCGTGGATTTTGGGGAGATGGGCCCTGTCAGGTGTTCTCGCTGCAAAGCATACATAAATCCTTTCATGAGATTTGTTGATCAAGGGAAAATTTTCATCTGCAACTTATGTGGATTTAGCAATGATACTCCAAGGGAGTACTTGTGCAACTTAGGGCCTGATGGTAGGCGACGTGATGCTGATGATAGGCCTGAGTTATGCAGAGGAACAGTTGAGTTCATTGCCACCAAGGAATTTCTGGTCCGGGAACCAATGCCAGCTGTGTATTTCTTCCTTGTTGATGTCTCCATGAATGCCGTACAGACTGGTGTAACTGCTGCGTCTTGCAGTGCAATATCCCAGGTTCTTTCTGATCTTCCTGAAGGTCCCCGAACGATGGTTGGAATTGCGACATTTGATTCAACTATTCACTTCTATAGTCTGAAAAATGCTCGACAACAGCCTTTGATGTTTATCGTTCCCGACGTCCAAGATGTGTATACTCCACTTCAGATGGACTTAATTCTCCCAGTTTCCGAGTGCCGTGATAGTTTGGAGCAACTTCTGGAGAGCATCCCCAGCATGTTTGAGAACAATAGGGTTGCTGATTCAGCATTTGGGGCAGCTATGAAGGCAGGTTTCTTAGCTATGAAGCCCACTGGTGGAAAGTTGCTTGTGTTTCAGTCAGTGCTACCATCAGTCGGGACTGGCTCATTATCTGCAAGGGAAACTGATGCTAGATCTAATATTTCGACTGGAGATAAGGAAGCACATAAGCTCCTGCAGCCTGTTGATAAGACACTCAAGACAATGGCACTAGAATTTGCTGAGTATCAAGTTTGTGTGGATGTGTTCCTTGCCACACAGTCATACACAGATATTGCTTCGATATCAGTTGTTCCCAGTACCACTGGTGGCAGGGTTTACTACTACTTCCCATTTTCTGCTGTTTCTGATCCAGCCAAACTCTTCAATGATCTCAGATGGAATATCACTAAACCCCAGGGATTTGAGGCTGTCATGCGTGTCAGGTGCAGTCAGGGCCTTCAAGTTCAAGACTATTCTGGCAACTTCTGCAAGCGTGTTCCTACTGATATTGATTTGCCTGCGATTGACTCCGACAAAACCATAatggttaccttcaagcatgatgatAAGTTTCAGGAGAACACAGAATGTGGTTTTCAGTGCGCACTTCTTTACACCACGGTATATGGGCAAAGAAGGATAAGGGTCATAAATATTTCACTTCCATGCACAAGCACACTCAACAATCTTTTCCGATATGCTGATCAGGAAGCACAGTTTACTTATGTTGTTAAGCAAGCTGCAAATGGCATTCCATCAAGTTCTCTGTCCCAAGTTAGGGACCAGGTGATAAGTACCTGCATCAATATTCTCCAGTCCTACCGAAAACATTGTGCATCTGTAAGTTCTTCTGGACAGttaattcttccggaggctttaAAACTTCTGCCTTTGTATACTCTGGCCTTGATTAAAAGCATAGGACTGAGGAATGATGGGAGAGTAGACGATCGGTCCTATTGGGTCTCTGTTGTCTCCTCAGTTTCTGTGTTATTAGCCATTCCATTGGTGTTTCCTAGGATGATTGCTCTCCATGATCTTACATCAAGGGATGATGAGGATTCCCTTATTCCAAATCCCCTTACTCTCAATAGTGAGAATATACAGGATGATGGGATTTATTTATTGGAAAATGGCGAGGATGGTTTTATTTATGTTGGAAATGCGGTGAACCCTGCCACCCTGGAGCGAATATTTGGTTTCTCATCTTTGGCTGGTGCACCAAACCTGTTGGCATTGGAGCAATTTGATAATGCATTGTCCAGGAAAGTAAATGAAGTTGTGAACGAAATAAGGCGACAGAGATGCTCTTACTTGAGACTGAGACTGTGCCGAAAGGGCGACCCATCTGGAGATTTCTTCCGTTCGCTGCTGGTCGAGGACAAAACACCTGGTGGCCTTTCCTATGTGGAGTTCCTCGTGCATGTTCACAGGCAAATCCAGAGCAAGATGACCTGA